GGTGGCAATATCCGAGCCGATATTGCCAGGCACTAAATGCGTTGTGTTACTGTCATTAGCGATCATCAACCCATAAGTATGATCGCTATTTTTACCGGTGATCTTCACGCCGTAATCGGGCTCCGCAATATTTCGAGTATGGACAAGATTGAAACTATTAGTGTCAAAATAAGATGCACCATCGAGAAAAAATGGACGTTTTTCGGGGAAGAACAACGAAAAGGTATTGTTTACGTCTAACTGCCCCGCATCAGCCTCAACTTGAGAAAAATCCGGGTTGATAGTTGCATTTAACACAATATCTTGCGTGATGCCCCAGCGCACGTCCAAACCCGGCTCAGTCTCTACCGAGCCATCTTCCCAATCACCAGGTACCTCTGGTTTCTCATCATTGCGTGAAACCGTTAGCGTAGGTGTAATTTGAAAATTATTGCCTGTTTGTGCCGATTCAAAGCCGATCAGCTGATCAAACTGGCAAATATTACATTTAATGTTTCTGTTAGATTTATGAGTTGCCATTTGGTGACGAACATCACGCGGATAATTACGCCAGCCTGCTACATTCCATGTTTTTGTGCCATCCGACTCAGGAAACCGTATGCTGCTAAAGGGAATACTCATCTCTACAACATAACCAAAGTCGGTGATTTGACCACTGCTGTCCCAAATAGCGTCCCAAGAGTCGTCTTCATCCCAACCATCAGTGTCGTCCATGGTCATATCACCTTGCGCACCAAACGGGTTGGCAAAAAACTCATAAGCACTGCGTTCGTCATTAAAAGTATCTAAAATAATACCGATATTATCGTCTTGCCAAAGTGAATCTCTGTCGCGCAGTGCCGCCCTAATTTTCTCAGGGTTTGGATCATAGGCTTTAAAGGCGACATTAAGCGTTGTACCATTTTCATATAAGTAAAGCTCCGTCTTAACCGGTGCAGCAACCCCTTCACCTGGGTTGTTCTCATATTTAAGCTCTAAAACGGTAGCTTCTTGCCACACCGCCTCATCCATACTGCCATCAACCACTATTTCACTTGGAATATGTGCAAGTCGGTGGGTTTGTCTTTCTGCATATACATTTGACGATGATAGAATCAAACTTATGCTTATAATTATTTTTTTCATGTCTTCCAATACATTAGCTAAATCATTGTTATTGTACGGTTATTGTCGAAAGAGAATGAAGAAAGGTTTAATTAGATATGTAACAACTTATGTAACATTCATTGCTTGTTAATAAGTTTATTCAGCGCTTTCAGCCCATGACGCAGATTCCGCTGGCCTAAACCAACACGAACATATGATTCATTTAAGCCAAATAAACTTACCGGTAAAAGCAATATGCCTGTTTGTTCTGCTAAGTATTTTAATACTGGCTCTAAGGGAGTTCCAAGGTTGACTTTCACCAATGCCAGCAACCCTGCTTGCGGAGGGTGCCATGAAAAAACATCATGATATTGTGCAATAAACTGTTTAAGTAAATGTTTGTTCTCAGATACGATCTTCTGATTACGTCGAATAATTTGATCAGCATGTTCTAAAGCAATTTCAGCCAAAGTTTCATCTACTCGGCTTGTACATATACTTCCTCGAGCTTTAATAGAGATCATAGATTTGATTAACAATTTACACGGTGTTACTGCCCAGCCGATTCGCACACCACCTAATCCAAAAGACTTAGACATCACAGAAACTACAACACTTTTTTCATAATCTAAGAAATCATGAGCAAGCGTAGAGTTGATATTGGTCTGTCCTGATTCACCATGAGTTATAGCTTGACTGACATCATCACTAAGCACATAGCAATTAACTTGCTGGGCTAACGCGAGTACCTGTTGTTGCTGTGCAGGTGTGAGCACCATGCCTGTTGGGTTATGAGGAGCATTAATAACGATCAGTTTCGTTTTTTGATTCACCATTTTTTTTAGCTGTTCGATGTCGAATCGCCATTGATTGGCATCGGACAACAAAATGGGTTTTACCCTAGCACCATAAATTGATGGCATCGACATCAAGGATGGATAACATGGGGTGCAAACTATGACTTCATCATCAGGTTGTAAGAGGCTTTGATAAATTGCTGCTAGCGCTTCTTGAGCACCAGAAAAAGTCGTTACCTGTGATGGAATGAGTTTTCGCTGATGACGATTTTGCTCTTGATGAAAATTGGCTATTTTCGCTCTGAGTGACTCGCTACCTTGAAGCGATGTGTAATCAAGCTCTTCTTGATAAAGTGTCTGAGCACGTTCAGGTGACAAGGCCATTAACTCTTTCAATGTCATCGTCTGCGCACAGGAGTGACTCAAATTATATTTGATCTGGGTTTTGAGCTCACGTGTATAATTTATGTGAGCAGGAAGCTCTATACGTTTAAGCCCGCTCACTTGACTCGCCAAACACTCAATTGCTTTTGACTCACTATATGATTGCGTCGGTTAACTTTAAGCTCTTGGGTCAGTTCGTCTTCAGCTAACAACTCGAAATGAGGTACCAACAGCTGAGTTAAGCTATCAAAACCAGTGACGTTTTCCCCGTTTATTTTCACGCCGCTAAATGCCCTTGTCTCAGTACGCTTTTGCCTATCAGAGCCAAAATCGGTAACAATGCACAATAAGCCTCCTACGTTTATTTTTTGGTGTACCTCTTTAAAGAACAGTGTTGGGTCATAATGTGATTCAATCAAATGCTGCACCAAGATCAAATCATAACCTGTAAGTATCGCTTTTAGATTGGCTGCATCTCCTTGGCTAAACAAAACATGTTGTGCCGTTTGCAAGTCAAGACGATTAAGTTGAACCTCCTTATAATCAACCAGTTCACCTTCAGCGATGAGTTGATAACGTACCGCTTTATCCTGCTGTAATTGGACCCCATGTTGTATCAATCGCGCAGAAAAGTCGACCGCATCAATTGCGTCAAATATTGATGCAAGTTCAAACGACGTTCGACCGACACTGCAACCTAAATCCAGCATTTTTTGAGTTTTACAGTGATAAAACTCAATGTAATGACGTACTTTGCTGGCCAAATGCTTTTGATAATTTTGTGCCAATATGACCGGGTCACCGTAATGAGACTCTAACTGCTGGCAAACATCAGCGTCAGTTTCAAACGGATTGACTTTGAGCCTAGGGATCTCACTCGATTTACTTGTTACATACCTAAAACCAGCATGCTGAAAAAAATGACGCCTAAATGCATAACGTGCACTGTTGATCGCTTCATTACCAGTAGAGATCCACGAGCCTCCTTTGATTAAATTGTGCTTACCATCAAAGGTAGGTGTTGAAAAATCGTCGTAAAGCGGATGAACATTGAAGCCTTTAAATGCGTCGATTTCTGATTCTGTCCATTGCCATACATTGCCTGAAATGTCGCAGAAATCCCCTTGCTCAAATACGTTCACTGGACAACTAGAGGCATAGCATTCTAAATTAACATTAGCCTTTACTGAACTTTGACTAGCCTTAGCATCAGCGTATGTCTCTCTTAATAAATACCATTCCGGCTCAGAAGGTAAACGGACGATACCTTGCTCGACACTGCTTTTCCAATTACAAAACGCCTTCGCTTCTAAGTAATTCACTTCAACAGGCCAGTTAAGGGGCAGTGGAACAAGTTCAAGCAAATTGCGTTGATAATATTGGTTGTTCTTTTTATACCAAAAGCGTGGCATAGACGCCTGTCGGTATGAAAGCCACTGCTGGCCTTCCTCTGTCCAATATTGTGGTGACTGATATCCACCAGCCTCAATAAAGCCTAAATACTCTTGATTAGAGACTAAATATTGACTGGCTTTAAAATCGGGGACATCAACTTGAGCATGGCCATACTCATTGTCCCAACCAAAGGTCCGATCATCACTGCTTTTACCTAACGTTACAGTACGGCCAGAGACATTATTCAATTTATTTACTGGTCCTTCTCCCGAGTCTGGGCAAGTCGGCCAATGCTCTGAGGAAGATAGGTGTTCAAGCGGTAACATTCGCATGATCACCGACGAGGTTTCTAAATGAATCCGCTCATGCTCAATCCCCATTAAAATTACCCAGGCGAGTGAGTCTTGGCTGATCGGTAATGTCAGATCCATGTTGTCAATCAATTTGCAAACCAACTGAATGACTTGGTTTCTATAATGGCGAACTTCACTAACACTAGGCCAGTCATAATGAGTAGCGTCAAGATCATCCCAACTCATCTCGTCAACACCTACAGCACAGATGGCTTCCAGACGCTCGTTGATACGTTGGTCAATATATTTACCCAATAATAACTTATTAACAAAAAACGTGGCGGTATGCCCATAATAGAAAATCAACGGATGTCTTAACGGCTCTGGACGCTGGTAAAATGCGTCGTCATTATTAATCAAACCAAACAAAGACTCATAACTGGACCATGAGTTTAGTAAATATAGCTTTAGTTCGGTTTTTTTTTCCTCAACACTCTTTCCTGTTAGTGCTGGAGTATTCATTTGATTCTTAATGATAGTCATAACAATTTTTCGTGCAGTTTATTGTTCGGTAATAACGTATTAATTATTGTATGTTTTAATATGTTGCCTAAATCACCGCAGTTAATATATTCCTCATCAACTGCACACATTATCGCAGCGCTTCGGTTAACCCTATGACTTAGCCAATTACTTTGTTCAAATAGACTTAATGCATCAAAACCTGATGTATCGTCACTCATTTTACTTGGCAGAGATTCATTGGCTTGAACTACGTTAAGTCGCTGATAACACTTACCTTCAAGATAAATTTCTAGTGCATCAAGTACATTAGCTAGTGCAAAAATCACATTGAAAAATGGATTATACTGACGACTTGATGCCCCTAATCGATGTTCAATTCTTGCCGTTTTTTGCCAATTTTGTTGTTCTACTAATGTCTGTTGAAACTGGTCTAAAATCAAGGCTTCTACGCCCATAGGCTGATTATGTTTGCCCTGCTTTTTGTACAGCGCAATGCTGCCTTGATGTCCGCCAGAGATATCAGACGGGGAGCACAATTCGTCGGTCAAACCATATTTAGTCTTTAGCACCAAGCGCTCGTATGCTTCGGGCTCAGGTAAATAAAGTAAGCAACAAGCTAAACTTGTATTGATAAAACACTGTTGCAAATATTCACCAAAATATTGATCGCTAATGATATTTTCACCATCTGCGTTTAATGCACTCACATTGATCTGAACTGCATTGGGAATATGAACCGCTCTACTTTCAGGAGTAAAAATGTTTTTGCTTCCTAGTGCCAATTTGCCCTCATCACCAGACCAAACCACGGGTTTAATCAATGTGTCATATACGCCTTGCTCAGCAAACCATACCGGTAGTTTATTTATGGCAAAGGCAAGATTTTGTGCTTCCTTCAAAGGTGTTTGACCGGCAAAGTTGGAAACATATTCCCATTGGTGTTGCCAGTATTCTGGTACCAATGTCGCTTCAATATGATGATGGTTGAGTTTAGCGTTTATTGAATCAAAATTAATAGACGAATCAGGGAGGTGATGTGGAAACTGGCAACAGCCTTCCAATTCAAAATGAATCACAGGTGAAAAGCCCAAGTGTTTGATGTGGGCTTGCAGTAGAACAATAACCTGACTTGCTAATTTATCAGCTGAAAGCATAGTGTTTTAAGGGCTGGGGGTATAAATAACAACACGATTCTTTCCTTGTTGTTTTGCCTGATAAAGCGCTTTATCTGATTGTATATATAGTGAAGCTCTG
This window of the Thalassotalea atypica genome carries:
- the ovoA gene encoding 5-histidylcysteine sulfoxide synthase; protein product: MNTPALTGKSVEEKKTELKLYLLNSWSSYESLFGLINNDDAFYQRPEPLRHPLIFYYGHTATFFVNKLLLGKYIDQRINERLEAICAVGVDEMSWDDLDATHYDWPSVSEVRHYRNQVIQLVCKLIDNMDLTLPISQDSLAWVILMGIEHERIHLETSSVIMRMLPLEHLSSSEHWPTCPDSGEGPVNKLNNVSGRTVTLGKSSDDRTFGWDNEYGHAQVDVPDFKASQYLVSNQEYLGFIEAGGYQSPQYWTEEGQQWLSYRQASMPRFWYKKNNQYYQRNLLELVPLPLNWPVEVNYLEAKAFCNWKSSVEQGIVRLPSEPEWYLLRETYADAKASQSSVKANVNLECYASSCPVNVFEQGDFCDISGNVWQWTESEIDAFKGFNVHPLYDDFSTPTFDGKHNLIKGGSWISTGNEAINSARYAFRRHFFQHAGFRYVTSKSSEIPRLKVNPFETDADVCQQLESHYGDPVILAQNYQKHLASKVRHYIEFYHCKTQKMLDLGCSVGRTSFELASIFDAIDAVDFSARLIQHGVQLQQDKAVRYQLIAEGELVDYKEVQLNRLDLQTAQHVLFSQGDAANLKAILTGYDLILVQHLIESHYDPTLFFKEVHQKINVGGLLCIVTDFGSDRQKRTETRAFSGVKINGENVTGFDSLTQLLVPHFELLAEDELTQELKVNRRNHIVSQKQLSVWRVK
- a CDS encoding carbohydrate binding family 9 domain-containing protein — its product is MKKIIISISLILSSSNVYAERQTHRLAHIPSEIVVDGSMDEAVWQEATVLELKYENNPGEGVAAPVKTELYLYENGTTLNVAFKAYDPNPEKIRAALRDRDSLWQDDNIGIILDTFNDERSAYEFFANPFGAQGDMTMDDTDGWDEDDSWDAIWDSSGQITDFGYVVEMSIPFSSIRFPESDGTKTWNVAGWRNYPRDVRHQMATHKSNRNIKCNICQFDQLIGFESAQTGNNFQITPTLTVSRNDEKPEVPGDWEDGSVETEPGLDVRWGITQDIVLNATINPDFSQVEADAGQLDVNNTFSLFFPEKRPFFLDGASYFDTNSFNLVHTRNIAEPDYGVKITGKNSDHTYGLMIANDSNTTHLVPGNIGSDIATLDQESELAIASYSMDVGERNNIGLLMTHRNADDYNNTVVSVDGSYWFNQTDSLKFQVARAETDNTDYVQEEFELAPEQKGNAASLRFSRNTRDYNLKASYTNVGTDFRADLGFMSKVDYERVVLGGRRTYYGENDATFTRWGYFGDWDKTYDQDGNLLEEEFEIHGNLQGKMQFYTNFGVVSRERFYDDEYFDELQFMMYARFTPISGLQFHNFIRFGDQIDFANTRLGDALDIEPEMNWDVNEHIRIELSHRFNELEVDEGRVFTANLTDLRLKYQFDMRSILKLVIQYTDIDRNVGLYTYDDIEDKPESNEKFFSTQLIYSYKINPQTLFFIGYSDGGYQDDSLDNLERDQRTIFTKFSYAWQM
- a CDS encoding aminotransferase class I/II-fold pyridoxal phosphate-dependent enzyme, coding for MTLKELMALSPERAQTLYQEELDYTSLQGSESLRAKIANFHQEQNRHQRKLIPSQVTTFSGAQEALAAIYQSLLQPDDEVIVCTPCYPSLMSMPSIYGARVKPILLSDANQWRFDIEQLKKMVNQKTKLIVINAPHNPTGMVLTPAQQQQVLALAQQVNCYVLSDDVSQAITHGESGQTNINSTLAHDFLDYEKSVVVSVMSKSFGLGGVRIGWAVTPCKLLIKSMISIKARGSICTSRVDETLAEIALEHADQIIRRNQKIVSENKHLLKQFIAQYHDVFSWHPPQAGLLALVKVNLGTPLEPVLKYLAEQTGILLLPVSLFGLNESYVRVGLGQRNLRHGLKALNKLINKQ